In Vigna unguiculata cultivar IT97K-499-35 chromosome 3, ASM411807v1, whole genome shotgun sequence, a single genomic region encodes these proteins:
- the LOC114177679 gene encoding uncharacterized protein LOC114177679, producing the protein MADSSGTTLMDLITADPTTATTSSSSSATSTATTAPSSLPSALGKPLAEKRSKRAALMQIQNDTISAAKAALHPVRTNIMPQKQKKKPVSYSQLARSIHELAATSDQKSSQRQLVHQVFPKLAVYNSVDPSLAPSLLMLNQQCEDRSVLRYVYYYLARILSDTGSQGLSSGGGIPTPNWDALADIDAVGGVTRADVVPRIVEQLSVASTNSETEFHARRLQSLKALTYAPENNSEILSRLYEIVFGILEKVGDAQQKRKRGILGAKGGDKDSIIRSNLQYGALSALRRLPLDPGNPAFLHYAVQGISFADPVAVRHALEIVSEIATRDPYAVAMALGKHVQPGGALQDILHLHDVLARVSLAKLCCTISRARALDERPDIRSQFNSVLYQLLLDPSERVCFEAILCVLGKYDNTERTEERATGWYRLTREILKLPDASSKESSKDKSQKMKRPQPLIKLVMRRLESSFRSFSRPVLHAAARVVQEMGKSRAAAFAMGIQDVEEGANINTFADSTDYNDSDESTHPESIRRTSSVSNGTAGRDTVAGLLASLMEVVRTTVACECVYVRAMVLKALIWMQGPFDSFDELESIIASELSDPAWSAALLNDVLLTLHARFKASPDMAVTLLEIARIFATKVPGKVDADVLQLLWKTCLVGAGPNGKHKALEAVTIVLDLPPPQPGSMLGFTSVDRVSASDPKSALALQRLVQAAVWFLGENANYAASEYAWESATPPGTALMMLDADKMVAAASSRNPTLAGALTRLQRCAFNGSWEIRIIAAQALTTMAIRSGEPFRLQIYEFLHTLAQGGLQSQFSDMHLSNGEDQGASGTGLGVLLSPMIKVLDEMYRAQDDLIKEIRNHDNAKKEWTDDELKKLYETHERLLDLVSLFCYVPRTKYLPLGPISAKLIDIYRTRHNISASTGLSDPAVATGISELVYESQPPPAEPDTLDDDLVNAWAANLGDDGLWGNNAPAMTRVNEFLAGAGTDAPEVDEENMISRPSVSYDDMWAKTLLESSELEEDDAKSLGSSSPDSTGSVETSISSHFGGMSYPSLFSSRPSGYSQTTDKAPARGGGGPSMYEGLGSPIREEPPSYASSVMQRHESFENPLAGNGSHSFESQDDERVSSGNPQFGSALYDFTAGGDDELSLTAGEDVEIEYEVDGWFYVKKKRPGRDGKMAGLVPVLYVTQS; encoded by the exons ATGGCT GACTCGTCGGGAACAACACTCATGGATCTGATAACGGCAGACCCTACGACGGCGACAACGTCATCGTCGTCTTCGGCCACATCTACGGCGACGACGGCACCGTCATCTCTGCCCTCGGCGTTAGGTAAGCCTCTGGCGGAGAAGAGATCGAAGAGAGCGGCGTTGATGCAGATCCAGAATGATACCATTTCTGCTGCCAAAGCTGCTTTGCATCCAGTTAGGACCAATATCATGCcgcaaaaacaaaagaaaaag CCAGTTTCTTATTCACAACTCGCTAGAAGCATTCACGAACTAGCTGCCACTTCTGATCAG AAAAGTTCTCAACGGCAATTAGTGCATCAAGTGTTTCCAAAACTTGCTGTGTACAATTCTGTGGACCCTTCATTGGCTCCCTCTCTTCTCATG CTTAATCAGCAGTGTGAAGATAGAAGTGTTCTTCGATATGTCTATTACTACCTGGCCAGAATTTTGTCTGACACTGGTTCCCAAGGTTTGAGCAGCGGTGGTGGGATACCCACTCCTAACTGGGATGCTCTGGCTGATATTGATGCAGTTGGAGGTGTTACTCGAGCTGATGTTGTGCCTAGAATAGTAGAGCAGCTTTCTGTAGCATCCACTAACTCTGAAACTGAAT TTCATGCTCGAAGATTGCAATCCTTGAAGGCACTTACATATGCTCCTGAAAACAACTCTGAAATTTTGTCCAGATtgtatgaaattgtttttggcATACTAGAGAAG GTTGGTGACGCTCAGCAAAAGCGAAAGAGGGGTATACTTGGGGCTAAAGGTGGTGATAAAGAT TCTATCATCCGAAGCAATCTACAATATGGTGCCTTAAGTGCTCTGAGAAGGCTCCCTCTGGATCCTGGAAATCCAGCATTTCTGCATTATGCTGTACAAGG GATTTCATTTGCTGATCCAGTTGCTGTGAGGCATGCTCTTGAAATTGTTTCTGAGATAGCAACCAGGGATCCTTATGCGGTTGCTATGGCCTTAG GAAAGCATGTTCAGCCTGGAG GGGCATTACAAGATATTCTTCATTTGCACGATGTTCTGGCTAGAGTTTCTCTGGCGAAGTTGTGTTGTACAATATCAAGGGCTAGAGCTTTAGATG AGAGACCAGATATTAGATCCCAGTTCAATTCAGTGCTCTACCAGCTTCTGTTGGATCCTAGTGAAAGAGTCTGTTTTGAGGCAATTTTATGTGTACTAGGAAAATATGATAATACTGAGAG GACGGAGGAGCGTGCAACTGGGTGGTATCGTTTGACCAGGGAAATTCTCAAGTTACCAGATGCATCGTCAAAAGAAAGTTCTAAAGATAAATCTCAGAAGATGAAACGTCCTCAACCTCTTATAAAACTTGTAATGAGAAG GTTAGAGAGTTCTTTCCGTAGCTTTTCTAGACCCGTGCTTCATGCAGCAGCTAGAGTTGTACAGGAGATGGGGAAAAGTCGGGCTGCTGCCTTTGCAATGGGCATACAGGATGTTGAAGAAGGAGCAAACATCAATACATTTGCTGATTCTACAGATTATaatgattcagatgaaagcacACACCCTGAAA GCATTCGAAGGACTTCTTCAGTATCTAATGGAACTGCTGGCAGAGATACTGTCGCAGGTTTGTTGGCCTCATTGATGGAAGTGGTACGGACGACTGTTGCCTGTGAATGTGTTTATGTACGAGCCATGGTGCTCAAGGCATTAATCTGGATGCAAGGTCCGTTTGACTCATTCGATGAACTAGAGTCTATTATTGCATCAGAACTTTCTGATCCAGCTTGGTCAGCAGCACTTTTGAATGATGTACTACTCACCTTGCATGCTCGGTTTAAG GCTTCCCCAGATATGGCTGTTACTCTTCTTGAAATTGCGAGGATATTTGCTACGAAAGTTCCAGGAAAAGTTGACGCTGATGTGCTACAGCTGCTTTGGAAG ACTTGTCTTGTTGGAGCTGGTCCTAATGGGAAACATAAAGCTTTAGAAGCAGTCACAATTGTACTTGATCTACCACCTCCGCAGCCTGGGTCTATGCTTGGTTTTACTTCAGTGGACAGGGTGTCTGCATCCGACCCAAAATCTGCTCTTGCATTACAAAGACTAGTCCAAGCTGCA GTATGGTTTCTTGGGGAAAATGCAAATTATGCTGCATCTGAATATGCTTGGGAATCTGCCACCCCACCTGGTACTGCTTTGATGATGTTAGATGCTGATAAAATGGTAGCTGCTGCCAGTTCTCGTAATCCTACTCTAGCTGGTGCCTTGACGAGGCTCCAGAGGTGTGCATTCAATGGCAGCTGGGAG ATTAGAATTATTGCTGCTCAGGCTCTCACAACAATGGCAATTAGGTCTGGTGAACCTTTCAGGTTACAGATTTATGAGTTTCTGCACACTTTGGCGCAAGGTGGTCTTCAGTCCCAGTTCTCTGATATGCATCTTAGTAATGGAGAAGATCAAGGAGCAAGTGGTACAGGCCTTGGAGTTTTATTAAGTCCAATGATAAAGGTTTTGGATGAGATGTATAGAGCACAAGATGATTTGATCAA GGAAATACGCAATCATGACAATGCTAAGAAAGAATGGACTGATGATGAACTGAAGAAACTATATGAAACCCATGAAAGACTGCTAGATCTTGTTTCATTGTTTTGTTATGTTCCAAGAACAAAGTATCTTCCTCTGGGCCCGATAAG TGCCAAACTCATTGACATCTATCGTACTCGCCACAATATTAGTGCATCCACTGGTTTGAGTGATCCAGCTGTTGCCACTGGTATATCTGAGCTTGTTTATGAATCCCAACCACCACCTGCTGAGCCTGATACACTTGATGATGACCTAGTAAATGCCTGGGCAGCAAACCTTGGTGATGATGGCTTATGGGGAAACAATGCACCAGCAATGACTAGG GTAAATGAATTTCTGGCAGGTGCTGGAACAGATGCCCCAGAAGTTGATGAAGAGAATATGATCTCTAGGCCTTCAGTTAGCTATGATGATATGTGGGCAAAAACACTTCTAGAATCTTCAGAGCTAGAG GAAGATGACGCAAAATCGTTGGGATCATCATCTCCAGATTCAACAGGATCAGTTGAGACTTCAATATCATCCCACTTTGGTGGAATGAGTTATCCTTCACTGTTTAGTTCACGTCCATCCGGATATTCACAAACTACG GATAAGGCACCAGCAAGAGGAGGTGGTGGCCCCTCTATGTATGAGGGTCTTGGTTCTCCG ATAAGAGAAGAGCCTCCATCATATGCATCATCTGTCATGCAAAGACACGAGTCATTTGAGAACCCCCTAGCAGGAAATGGGTCGCACAGTTTTGAGTCTCAAGATGACGAACGAGTATCATCCGGAAATCCTCAATTTGGAAGTGCACTTTATGACTTCACAGCCGGAGGAGACGATGAA TTGAGTTTAACCGCGGGAGAAGATGTTGAGATTGAGTATGAAGTAGATGGCTGGTTTTAT GTTAAGAAGAAACGCCCTGGTAGGGATGGCAAGATGGCTGGATTGGTCCCTGTTTTATATGTTACTCAATCTTGA
- the LOC114178512 gene encoding serine/threonine-protein kinase STY13-like isoform X2, translating to MLEGGAKFPGIIDLNKNNNNYYDFSQGFYHKLGEGTNMSIDSVGSLQTSNGGGSVAMSIDNSSVGSNDSHTRMLDHQGLRRRANDNYSVAHSANRRGRVTHALSDDALAQALMDNSSPTEGLDNFDEWTIDLRKLNMGEPFAQGAFGKLYRGTYNGEDVAIKILERPENDPAKAQLMEQQFQQEVMMLATLKHPNIVRFIGACRKPMVWCIVTEYAKGGSVRQFLMKRQKRSVPLKLAVKQALDVARGMAYVHGLGLIHRDLKSDNLLIFGDKSIKIADFGVARIEVQTEGMTPETGTYRWMAPW from the exons ATGTTGGAAGGTGGTGCGAAATTCCCGGGAATAATAGAtctcaacaaaaataataacaactaCTATGATTTCTCTCAAGGCTTCTACCATAAGCTTGGGGAGGGTACCAATATGTCAATTGACAGCGTTGGGAGCTTACAGACAAGTAACGGTGGAGGATCTGTTGCGATGTCTATTGATAATAGCAGTGTTGGGTCCAATGATTCCCATACTCGCATGTTGGACCACCAAGGGTTGCGGAGGCGTGCCAATGACAACTACTCTGTTGCACATAGTGCCAATCGTCGGGGAAGAGTTACCCATGCATTGAGTGATGATGCTTTAGCTCAAGCTCTAATGGACAACAGTTCTCCTACTGAAGGGCTTGACAATTTTGATGAGTGGACAATTGATTTGAGGAAACTCAATATGGGTGAGCCTTTTGCACAAGGAGCCTTTGGAAAACTCTACAGAGGTACTTACAATGGTGAAGATGTTGCTATTAAAATATTGGAGAGGCCGGAGAATGATCCAGCAAAGGCTCAATTGATGGAACAGCAATTCCAGCAGGAGGTCATGATGTTGGCTACCCTAAAACATCCTAACATTGTTCGATTTATTGGCGCATGCCGTAAGCCAATGGTGTGGTGCATTGTGACTGAGTATGCTAAAGGTGGTTCAGTTCGACAATTTCTAATGAAGCGGCAAAAGCGATCAGTTCCCCTCAAATTAGCTGTGAAGCAAGCTTTGGATGTTGCAAGGGGGATGGCTTATGTTCATGGCCTTGGGTTGATCCACAGGGACTTGAAATCTGATAATCTTTTGATTTTTGGTGACAAGTCAATTAAAATTGCTGACTTTGGAGTTGCCCGAATTGAGGTTCAAACTGAAGGGATGACACCTGAGACTGGAACATACCGTTGGATGGCTCC GTGGTGA
- the LOC114178512 gene encoding serine/threonine-protein kinase STY13-like isoform X1, with protein MLEGGAKFPGIIDLNKNNNNYYDFSQGFYHKLGEGTNMSIDSVGSLQTSNGGGSVAMSIDNSSVGSNDSHTRMLDHQGLRRRANDNYSVAHSANRRGRVTHALSDDALAQALMDNSSPTEGLDNFDEWTIDLRKLNMGEPFAQGAFGKLYRGTYNGEDVAIKILERPENDPAKAQLMEQQFQQEVMMLATLKHPNIVRFIGACRKPMVWCIVTEYAKGGSVRQFLMKRQKRSVPLKLAVKQALDVARGMAYVHGLGLIHRDLKSDNLLIFGDKSIKIADFGVARIEVQTEGMTPETGTYRWMAPEMIQHRPYTQKVDVYSFGIVLWELITGMLPFQNMTAVQAAFAVVNKNVRPIIPNDCLPVLRDIMTRCWDPNPDVRPPFAEVVGMLENAETEILTTVRKARFRCCMTQPMTAD; from the exons ATGTTGGAAGGTGGTGCGAAATTCCCGGGAATAATAGAtctcaacaaaaataataacaactaCTATGATTTCTCTCAAGGCTTCTACCATAAGCTTGGGGAGGGTACCAATATGTCAATTGACAGCGTTGGGAGCTTACAGACAAGTAACGGTGGAGGATCTGTTGCGATGTCTATTGATAATAGCAGTGTTGGGTCCAATGATTCCCATACTCGCATGTTGGACCACCAAGGGTTGCGGAGGCGTGCCAATGACAACTACTCTGTTGCACATAGTGCCAATCGTCGGGGAAGAGTTACCCATGCATTGAGTGATGATGCTTTAGCTCAAGCTCTAATGGACAACAGTTCTCCTACTGAAGGGCTTGACAATTTTGATGAGTGGACAATTGATTTGAGGAAACTCAATATGGGTGAGCCTTTTGCACAAGGAGCCTTTGGAAAACTCTACAGAGGTACTTACAATGGTGAAGATGTTGCTATTAAAATATTGGAGAGGCCGGAGAATGATCCAGCAAAGGCTCAATTGATGGAACAGCAATTCCAGCAGGAGGTCATGATGTTGGCTACCCTAAAACATCCTAACATTGTTCGATTTATTGGCGCATGCCGTAAGCCAATGGTGTGGTGCATTGTGACTGAGTATGCTAAAGGTGGTTCAGTTCGACAATTTCTAATGAAGCGGCAAAAGCGATCAGTTCCCCTCAAATTAGCTGTGAAGCAAGCTTTGGATGTTGCAAGGGGGATGGCTTATGTTCATGGCCTTGGGTTGATCCACAGGGACTTGAAATCTGATAATCTTTTGATTTTTGGTGACAAGTCAATTAAAATTGCTGACTTTGGAGTTGCCCGAATTGAGGTTCAAACTGAAGGGATGACACCTGAGACTGGAACATACCGTTGGATGGCTCC GGAGATGATCCAGCACAGGCCATACACACAAAAGGTGGATGTATATAGCTTCGGAATTGTTCTATGGGAACTCATCACCGGTATGCTTCCATTTCAGAACATGACAGCAGTGCAGGCAGCATTTGCAGTTGTGAACAAAAATGTTCGTCCGATCATACCCAATGACTGCCTACCTGTTCTGCGTGACATCATGACAAGATGCTGGGATCCCAACCCTGATGTGAGGCCACCATTTGCTGAAGTTGTTGGAATGCTTGAGAATGCAGAGACTGAGATCTTGACAACGGTTCGGAAGGCCCGGTTCAGGTGTTGCATGACTCAACCAATGACTGCTGACTGA